The DNA segment CCGGCTGTCTACGGTCGATGGAACGGCGAAATTATAACAGGTTTCCCCAGGGAATATCCAGCGTGCCTATTCCGTGGCCAGTTCTTTAACGGCCGCGTTGGGGTCGATCCTGAAGGACGCCCCCATGGTCGAAGTCACGGCCAGGCTCTTGATGTACTGCCCCTTGGTCGCGGGCGGCCTTGCCCTGACGATGGCTCTCAGGAGGGCCTTGCCGTTTTCGTACAGGTTTTCAAAGGGAAATCCCGCCTTGCCGAAGGAGTTATGGATGATGCCGAACTTGTC comes from the Thermovirga sp. genome and includes:
- a CDS encoding 50S ribosomal protein L1 gives rise to the protein DKFGIIHNSFGKAGFPFENLYENGKALLRAIVRARPPATKGQYIKSLAVTSTMGASFRIDPNAAVKELATE